The Coffea arabica cultivar ET-39 chromosome 8e, Coffea Arabica ET-39 HiFi, whole genome shotgun sequence genome window below encodes:
- the LOC113704065 gene encoding zinc finger CCCH domain-containing protein 23-like — MMIGDHSPRSNPTVQVPPWDFLDDHRTANIHSPYSISLNGGNASSFELALDNLTALQRYLPSNTGSDDVVSDTDDLDIPVDAFSCDQFRMFEFKVRRCARARSHDWTECPYAHPGEKARRRDPRKYHYSGSACPDFRKGACKKGDSCEFAHGVFECWLHPARYRTQPCKDGTQCRRRVCFFAHTPDQLRVLPQTECYDGSPSRLGCNSPGRHAYDSGVSPLNAKNGAFGSSPTSVLSSPPSSPASESPPMSPSGAVSLNSVSGLAQSMRNLQIGNTRMTAGSPPWGIQVGGGFCSPRSPSTLRPGFTSLPATPTPARTRSGLGAFDLWDKACQEEPAMERVESGRDLRAKIYAKLSKENSLESATPVPDFGWISELVK; from the coding sequence ATGATGATCGGAGATCATTCTCCCCGTTCAAATCCAACCGTCCAAGTACCTCCCTGGGATTTCTTAGATGACCATCGCACGGCTAATATTCACTCACCATATTCCATTTCCCTTAACGGCGGTAATGCTAGCAGTTTCGAACTTGCCTTGGATAACTTGACGGCGCTACAGCGATATCTGCCGTCGAACACAGGCTCCGACGACGTCGTCTCGGATACCGATGACTTGGATATACCTGTGGACGCGTTCTCATGCGATCAGTTCCGCATGTTCGAGTTTAAGGTCCGCAGGTGCGCACGTGCCAGGTCACATGACTGGACTGAGTGTCCGTATGCTCATCCGGGCGAGAAGGCTCGCCGGAGGGACCCGCGCAAGTATCATTATTCCGGTAGCGCTTGTCCGGACTTCAGGAAAGGCGCGTGTAAGAAGGGCGACTCCTGCGAGTTCGCTCACGGCGTATTCGAGTGCTGGCTCCACCCTGCTCGCTATCGTACGCAGCCCTGTAAAGATGGGACCCAGTGTCGCCGGAGGGTCTGTTTCTTTGCTCATACTCCTGATCAGCTGCGCGTCCTTCCTCAGACCGAGTGCTATGACGGATCTCCTAGTCGACTCGGATGCAACTCGCCGGGTCGACATGCTTATGATTCTGGTGTCTCGCCCCTGAACGCGAAAAATGGCGCGTTTGGGTCGTCTCCCACTTCGGTTCTGTCCTCCCCGCCTTCTTCCCCGGCTTCCGAGTCCCCGCCCATGTCGCCTAGCGGAGCGGTTAGTTTGAACTCAGTGAGTGGACTGGCTCAGTCAATGCGTAACCTGCAGATTGGTAACACGAGGATGACTGCTGGGTCTCCTCCATGGGGGATTCAAGTGGGTGGTGGGTTTTGTTCGCCTCGGAGCCCCTCCACTTTAAGGCCCGGGTTCACGAGCCTGCCCGCTACTCCGACCCCGGCGCGAACTCGGTCCGGACTCGGTGCGTTTGATCTGTGGGACAAGGCATGCCAAGAGGAGCCGGCGATGGAGCGGGTTGAATCCGGTCGGGACCTTCGTGCAAAGATCTATGCAAAACTGAGCAAGGAGAACTCCCTCGAGTCAGCCACCCCGGTTCCTGATTTCGGGTGGATTTCCGAACTCGTGAAATGA